In Desulfosediminicola ganghwensis, a single window of DNA contains:
- a CDS encoding damage-control phosphatase ARMT1 family protein, with product MKTSPDCLPCFLNQTLRVARLQNCDEKRSVEILKSVAEVITTIDPDKTPPANAVAIYDTIARVSGVADPYYQVKRQENSRALALLPKLREEVRSAERPLFAAIGFAIAGNIIDYGAMATFDVEAMFEKSRNMDFGIDHRNWLLEKLDTLSQGDHILYLTDNCGEIVYDTLLVELLVERGFQVTVAVKEAPIINDALKEDACEAGLDRFANIITNGTACPGTPIESCSEEFLEHFYSADLVISKGQGNFETLSEVEREIFFLLTVKCKMVGKHLADISDNVHTLSGNGEMVVYHSRQK from the coding sequence ATGAAAACCAGTCCTGATTGTCTTCCGTGTTTCCTCAATCAAACCTTGCGCGTTGCCCGTTTGCAGAATTGTGATGAAAAGCGAAGCGTAGAAATTTTGAAATCGGTCGCTGAAGTTATAACAACCATTGATCCAGACAAAACACCACCTGCCAATGCGGTTGCAATATATGACACAATTGCCAGGGTCAGTGGGGTGGCTGATCCCTATTATCAGGTTAAACGGCAGGAGAATTCGCGGGCACTCGCTCTTTTACCGAAACTGCGTGAGGAGGTGCGTAGCGCTGAGAGACCACTTTTCGCTGCCATCGGTTTTGCCATAGCGGGCAATATTATCGACTATGGCGCAATGGCCACTTTTGATGTTGAGGCGATGTTCGAAAAAAGCCGAAATATGGATTTTGGCATAGATCATCGCAACTGGCTCCTGGAAAAACTGGACACTCTCAGCCAGGGTGATCATATATTGTATCTCACAGATAACTGTGGGGAAATCGTCTATGATACCTTGCTGGTGGAATTGTTGGTAGAGAGGGGTTTTCAGGTAACCGTGGCCGTCAAGGAAGCGCCCATTATAAATGATGCTCTCAAGGAAGACGCATGCGAAGCCGGACTTGATCGATTTGCCAATATTATCACCAATGGCACAGCGTGTCCCGGCACGCCCATCGAGAGCTGCTCAGAAGAGTTTCTTGAGCATTTTTACTCAGCCGATCTGGTGATATCCAAAGGGCAGGGCAATTTTGAGACGCTTTCCGAAGTTGAGCGTGAGATATTCTTTCTCTTGACAGTGAAATGTAAAATGGTAGGTAAGCATCTGGCAGACATTTCTGATAATGTACATACATTAAGCGGAAATGGCGAAATGGTTGTCTACCATTCAAGACAGAAATAA
- a CDS encoding tRNA lysidine(34) synthetase has protein sequence MKKIEPTLLPSVNRRIGQAMHDYEMLEDGDRVLLALSGGVDSLALAWTLSFWQKKAPISYTLHAITVDHEFWKEHEGSVGPHESIGTQVTPLGIEYTVERAWDMTEENRSCYQCARNRRSQLFDLARQRGYNKIALGHHKDDLIETLFLNLLYSGNVSTMLPKQQLFEGRLSIIRPLAYLEKDEVINIAESHGMNPVPNLCPLAEDTRREKVRSILADIYEREPGAKRSMFAALANVREGYML, from the coding sequence ATGAAGAAAATTGAACCAACGCTGTTGCCATCTGTTAATAGACGGATCGGTCAGGCGATGCATGATTATGAAATGCTTGAGGATGGGGACAGGGTGCTCCTTGCGCTCTCGGGTGGTGTAGACAGTCTTGCCTTGGCCTGGACACTCAGTTTCTGGCAGAAGAAAGCACCAATTAGCTATACGTTGCATGCCATAACTGTTGACCATGAGTTCTGGAAAGAGCACGAGGGATCTGTGGGTCCACACGAGAGTATCGGTACCCAGGTGACCCCACTCGGCATTGAATATACGGTGGAGCGGGCCTGGGACATGACCGAGGAGAATCGTAGTTGTTATCAATGTGCTCGAAACCGTCGAAGCCAGCTGTTCGATCTCGCCAGGCAGAGGGGATATAACAAGATTGCCCTGGGTCACCATAAGGACGATCTTATTGAGACGTTGTTTCTCAATTTACTCTATAGTGGTAATGTTTCTACTATGCTCCCCAAACAGCAGCTGTTTGAGGGGAGGTTGTCCATTATCCGTCCCCTGGCGTACCTTGAAAAGGATGAGGTGATAAACATTGCCGAATCCCACGGTATGAATCCGGTTCCCAATCTTTGCCCTCTGGCGGAGGACACGCGGCGTGAGAAGGTGCGCTCTATCCTGGCCGATATCTACGAGCGTGAACCTGGGGCAAAACGCTCTATGTTTGCCGCCCTGGCCAATGTTCGAGAAGGATATATGCTATGA
- the hisB gene encoding imidazoleglycerol-phosphate dehydratase HisB, with translation MSDEMITTRQASIARKTAETDIQLDLELDGKGECTIDSGVPFLDHMLTLFTVHGFFNMRLDADGDTEVDDHHTVEDIGICLGQVFAKALGNKSGIQRYGSCYLPMDETLVRVVVDLSNRPFLHYNAPVSDPKVGTFDTCLAKEFARAFSLHAGITLHVDLLHGENAHHIIEAVFKALGRAMNDATRPLASGIVMSSKGCL, from the coding sequence ATGAGTGATGAAATGATAACGACCAGGCAGGCATCTATTGCCAGGAAGACTGCTGAGACCGACATCCAGCTTGACCTGGAACTTGACGGAAAAGGTGAATGCACGATTGATTCGGGCGTACCATTTCTTGACCACATGCTCACTCTATTCACGGTGCATGGATTTTTCAATATGCGACTTGATGCGGATGGCGATACTGAGGTCGATGATCACCACACTGTTGAGGATATCGGTATTTGCCTTGGGCAGGTATTTGCCAAGGCATTAGGTAACAAAAGCGGAATTCAACGCTATGGCAGCTGCTATCTGCCCATGGACGAAACTTTGGTTCGAGTGGTGGTAGACCTTTCTAATCGTCCGTTTTTGCATTATAATGCACCTGTGTCCGACCCAAAAGTCGGAACCTTCGATACCTGTCTGGCAAAGGAATTCGCCAGGGCCTTCAGTCTGCATGCTGGTATAACCCTGCATGTCGACCTGTTACATGGAGAGAACGCACATCATATTATAGAAGCAGTCTTCAAGGCTCTTGGCAGAGCAATGAATGACGCGACCAGACCATTGGCCTCCGGCATAGTCATGTCAAGCAAAGGGTGCCTGTGA
- the rplM gene encoding 50S ribosomal protein L13, with amino-acid sequence MKTYLAPVNEIERKWYVVDAENMVLGRLATEVASRLRGKHKPTFSPFMDNGDFIIVTNADKIQLTGNKMDAKMYYRHTGYIGGIKEATARELLAKHPTDLVMKAVKGMLPKNKLGRAQLKKLKVYASAEHPHAAQQPEVLAI; translated from the coding sequence ATGAAAACCTATCTTGCTCCAGTCAACGAGATCGAAAGAAAGTGGTACGTTGTCGATGCAGAGAACATGGTACTGGGGCGTCTGGCTACAGAAGTTGCCTCTCGCCTGCGTGGAAAGCACAAACCGACTTTCTCACCGTTCATGGACAATGGTGACTTTATCATTGTCACCAATGCTGACAAAATCCAGCTTACCGGCAATAAGATGGACGCTAAAATGTACTATCGCCACACCGGTTACATTGGCGGTATCAAGGAAGCTACAGCAAGAGAACTTCTTGCAAAGCATCCTACCGACCTGGTAATGAAGGCCGTAAAAGGCATGCTGCCAAAAAACAAGCTTGGCCGCGCACAATTGAAAAAACTTAAAGTTTACGCTAGTGCAGAACATCCACACGCAGCACAGCAACCTGAAGTTTTAGCTATTTAA
- the rpsI gene encoding 30S ribosomal protein S9, with protein MAQDRFYATGKRKNAIARVWLTPGTGKVIVNKMDADAYFGGTFKSQKIEKPFKITETAEQYDVLATLKGGGKSSQVDALSHGISKALLEVSPENRLPLKKSGLLTRDPRVKERKKYGQKGARAKFQFSKR; from the coding sequence ATGGCTCAAGATCGTTTTTATGCCACCGGCAAGAGAAAGAACGCTATTGCACGTGTTTGGCTTACCCCTGGTACCGGCAAGGTAATCGTCAACAAAATGGATGCTGACGCATACTTTGGTGGCACCTTCAAATCCCAGAAAATTGAAAAGCCTTTCAAAATCACTGAAACCGCTGAGCAGTACGATGTTCTTGCTACTCTTAAAGGTGGCGGTAAATCTTCACAGGTCGATGCGCTGTCCCATGGTATCTCCAAAGCATTGCTCGAGGTCAGCCCTGAGAACCGCTTGCCATTGAAGAAATCCGGCCTTCTTACCCGTGACCCACGTGTCAAAGAGCGTAAGAAATACGGACAGAAAGGTGCACGCGCTAAATTCCAGTTCTCCAAGCGTTAA